Sequence from the Streptomyces sp. NBC_00440 genome:
GGCGCCGGCCTCGATGAGATCACGTACGCCCTCGGCGGCCACGATGTTGCCCGCGACGATCGGCACCTGCGGGTCGAGTGCCCGCACCGCCCTGACCGCGGCGATCATCGACTCCTGGTGGCCGTGCGCGGTGTCCACGACGATCGTGTCGGCGCCGGCGTCGAGCAACTGCTTGGCCTTGCCCGCGACATCGCCGTTGATACCGACGGCGGCGGCGATCCGCAGCCTGCCCTGAGCGTCGACGGCCGGGGTGTAGAGGGTGGCGCGCAGAGCGCCCGTGCGGGTCAGGATGCCGGCCAGCCTGCCGTCCGTGTCGACGGCGGGCGCGTAGCGGCGGTTGGCGCCGTCGAGCCGGTTGAACGCCTCACGCGGGTCGATGTCCGCGTCGAGGAGCACCAGGTCCTTGGACGACATGACTTCGGACAGCTGGGTGAAGCGGTCGACGCCCGCCAGGTCCTCGTCGGTCACGACACCGACCGGCCGCCTGTCCTCGTCCACCACGACACCCGCGTTGTGGGCGCGCTTAGGCAGCAGGGACAGCGCGTCGGCGACGGTCTGCGTCGGGGCGAGCACTATGGGCGTGTCCAGCACGAGGTGACGCGTCTTCACCCAGGAGATGACCTCGGTGACGACCTCGATCGGAATGTCCTGCGGGATGACGACCAGGCCGCCGCGCCGGGCGACGGTTTCGGCCATCCGGCGGCCCGCGATGGCCGTCATGTTCGCGACGACGAGCGGGATGGTGGTGCCGGTGCCGTCGGGGGCGGACAGATCGACGCCCTGACGTGAGCCGACAGCGGAGTGGCTCGGCACCATGAACACATCGTCGTACGTCAGGTCGTACGGCGGCTTGAGATCATTGAGGAAACGCATACTAACTCTCTCACCTGCGGTTATACAGAATGGGCGGGCGGGAAGTCAGCGCCGTCCGGCACAGGATCAGGCTGCGGCTCCTAGGCCATCATCGCCGATGGGACCCCGAGTGGCGAATGCGCGCCCCCTCTTCTGTGGCTTCCACCAGGGGCGGGGTACGGCGGCTCGTATGTTCAGCCGAACCGGCCGGGGCGGCGGTGCGTGTCGCGGACCGGTGCGCGGCTCAGACCGGTCCGTACTGCCCGTGCTGCCCGTACTGCCCGTGCTGCCCGTGCTCTTCGTGCTCTCCGTGCTGTCCGCTCCGGTCCGCGAGCACCTCGCGCGCCGCACGTGCCCCGGAGGCGAGCGCGCCCTGCACGGACCCGGTGGCGCGGTGGTCTCCGCACACATGACGCCCGGCGGCCACCCGCGTCGTGCGGCTCAGCGGCCACGGCGCGGTCATGGCGGGCAGGGCGCCCTCCACCGTGTACGGGGCGAGGAGCTCCCAGGACGACGTGTCGGTGCCGTACACCTCGGCGAGCACGCCGCGCAGCCTCTCCTCCTCCCCCGGCCCGCCGGGACCGAGGACCGATGTGGAGATCAGGGAGCGGTCGGCCGGGGCGTAGGTGGGGGCGACCTCGCTCAGTACGCAGGTGTTGAGGAAGCGCCGCGCGCTGTCGACCAGCAGGGTCGGCTCGTGCAGCGGCGGCTGCGGGGCCGCGTGGTAGTAGGTCGTGACGGTGCGGGTGTCCGGTACGACGAGGCCGGGCAGCAGCCGGGCCGCCGCGGCCGGCCCGGTCGCGACCACCACACAGGGAGCGTGGAGCTCCGTGCCGTCCGGCAGCTCGACACCTGCGTCCGTGATCGCCCGCACCGGGGTGCCGGGGCTCAGCACCCCCGGCGGCAGCGCGCCCGCGAGCTGCGCCGGTACGGCGCCGATCCCCGCCGCGGGCAGGCACTGGGTGCCCCGGAGCATGCTGCGCCAGACCAGATGGAAGAAGCGCGACGAGGTTTCGAGGCTGTCCTCCAGGAAGACACCGGAGAGGAAGGGCCGGAAGAACGTGTCGATCAGTTTCTCGGAGATCCCGGCGTCGGCGAGCGCCGTGCGCGTCGTACGGTCCGCCGCACGCTTCACCGCGCCGGCCGGCCCGAACAGGTCGCGCGCGGAGAGCAGCCCGAGCGCCAGGAGGTCGCGGCGGCCCGCGACCGGCCGCAGCGACAGCAGATCCACCGCCACGCCCGGCCGCCGGGTCGGGTCGCTGAACCGCAGCCGTCCCGACGGCGTGTACACCAGGGCTCCGGGCGTGAAGGGGCGCAGCCGCAGCCCTCGGAGCCACATCCGCTGTTTGACCTGGGGGTACGACGTGTTGAAGACCTGGAAGCCCCGGTCGAGGAGGAATCCCTCGTGCCGGTCGGTGCGCATTCTGCCGCCGGGCGTGTCGGATGCCTCCAGCAGGCTGACGGACAGACCCTCCCGGCACAGATCAGCGGCACAGGCGAGGCCGGCCAGCCCCGCGCCGATCACGATGACATCGCAGCGGCGGCCCCGGTGGTCCGTCATGGGGTGGCAACCCTTCACTCGTCCGGACTTCTCAGTAGACGTCCTCGGGGCGCTTTTCTCTCGCCGGACGCCCCTGCCGGGAAGAAGCAGGGACAGTGGAGGAAGAGAACAGCACAGAAGACCATGAAACCGACATGCCACGGAGGTCTCCATGAGCGACGGTGAAGCGGCACCCGCGCCCGGCTCACCCGCCCTGCACTGCCTGGTGACCGGGGCTACGGGCTATATCGGTGGCCGGCTGGTGCCCGAACTGCTCGATGCCGGCCACCGCGTCCGCTGTCTGTCCAGGTCCCCGGACAGACTGCGGGACCACCCCTGGGCCGGACGGGCGGAAGCCGTACGGGGAGATGTCACCGATGCCGCGTCGGTGGCCGCGTCCATGCGGGGCATCGACGTGGCGTACTACCTGGTGCACGCGCTGAACACCGGCTCCGGCTTCGAGGAGACGGACCGCAGGGCGGCCAGGATCTTCGGCGAGCAGGCCCGGGCCACCGGTGTCCGGCGCATCGTCTATCTGGGCGGCCTCACCCCCGACGGCGTACCGGAGCAGGAGCTCTCACCGCATCTGCGCTCGCGGGCCGAGGTCGGCCGCATCCTCCTCGCGTCGGGGGTGCCGACCACCGTGCTGCGCGCCGCGGTCATCATCGGCTCCGGCTCCGCGTCCTTCGAGATGCTGCGGTATCTCACCGAGCGGCTGCCGGTCATGGTCACGCCGAGCTGGGTCAGCACCCGGATCCAGCCGATCGCCGTCCGGGACGTGCTGCGGTACCTGGTCGGCAGTGCGCTGATGCCGGCCGATGTGCACCGGGCCTTCGACATCGGCGGACCCGACATCATGACGTACCGCGACATGATGCGCCGGTTCGCCTCGGTCGCCGGCCTTCCGCACCGGCTCATCCTGCCGGTGCCGATGCTCTCGCCGCGCCTGTCCAGCCACTGGATCGGCCTGGTCACCCCCGTTCCGCGCTCGCTCGCCCGGCCGCTCGCCGAGTCGCTGCGCTACGAAGTCGTGTGCCGCGAACACGACATCGCGCGGTATGTGCCGGACGGCCCCGGTGTGCCATTCAGCTTCGCCAGGGCGCTCCAACTGGCGCTCCAGCGGGTCCAGGACGCCCAGGTCACCACCCGCTGGTCGTCCGCCTCGCTGCCCGGCGCCCCGAGCGATCCGCTGCCCACCGACCCCGGCTGGGCGGGCGGCAGCCTCTACACGGACCGGCGCCAACTCACCATGGACGCGGCCCCGGAAGCGCTCTGGCGGATCGTCGAGGGCGTCGGGGGCGACAACGGCTGGTACTCCTTCCCGCTCGCCTGGGCCGTGCGCGGCTGGCTGGACCGGCTGGCCGGCGGGGTCGGCCTGCGCCGCGGGCGGAGGGACGCGCAGCGGCTCAGAGTCGGCGACTCGCTGGACTTCTGGCGGGTCGAGGCGATCGAGCCGGGCCGCCTGCTGCGGCTGCGGGCCGAGATGCGGCTGCCGGGACTCGCCTGGCTGGAGATGTCCGTGGACCGGGACAGCCGGGGACGCACCCGCTACCGGCAGCGCGCCCTCTTCCACCCCCGGGGGCTGCTCGGACACGCGTACTGGTGGAGTGTCGCGCCCTTCCATGCCGTCGTCTTCGGCGGAATGGCCCGCAATATCGCCGGAGCGGCGGACCGCGCGAGCCAGGGCCGTCAGGAGCCCGCCCCCGGCGCCCGCTGAAATCTGCCAGGAAACCGAAGAGGAGTGGCGCATGAGCGTGTCGGTCGCCCTGTTCACCTCCGACCTGCGGCTGCACGACAATCCGCCGCTGCGCGCGGCCCTCGCGTCGGCGGACGAGGTGGTGCCGCTGTTCGTCCGCGACCGGGCCATCGAGTCGGCGGGCTTCGCCGCGCCCAACCGGCAGGCGTTCCTGGCCGACTGCCTGGCCGGCCTCGACGCGGGGCTGCGGGAGCGCGGCGGCCGGCTCGTCCTACGGTCGGGCGCCGTGACCGATGAGGTCTGCCGGGTGGCCGCGGAGACGGGCGCCGCCGATGTGCACATGGCGGCCGGGGTCAGCGCGTACGCGCAGCACCGGGAGGAGCGGTTGCGCGCGGCGCTGGAGGCGGACGGCAGGCGTCTGTGCGTCCATGACGCGGTGATCACCGCGGTGCCGCCGGGTGCGGTCACCCCCGCGTCGTCGGACCACTTCGCGGTGTTCACCCCGTACTTCAGGCGCTGGTCCGAGGAGCGGCTGCGCACCGTCCAGGGCGCGCCGCGCACGGTACGGGTGCCCGGGGCCGCCCGGTCGGAGCGGCTGCCGTCCCGCACGGACGTGTCCGGGGTCTCGGAAGGTCTCGCCGCCGGCGGCGAGCGCGAGGGCCGCGCCCGCTGGTCGGCCTGGCAGCGGAACGGGCTCGCCGGGTACGAGGACCACCACGACGACCTGCCGGGCGATCTGACGTCCCGTCTGTCGCCGCATCTGCACTTCGGCACCCTCTCCCCCGTGGAGCTGGTGCACGGCGCGTCCCGGAGGGGCGGTGCGGGCGCCGACGCGTTCGTACGGCAGCTGTGCTGGCGGGACTTCCACCACCAGGTGCTCGCCGCGCGCCCGGCGGCCGCTTCCGCCGACTACCGCTCGCAGCACGACCGCTGGCGTTCCGAACGGTCCGCCGCGCGGGAGATCACGGCCTGGAAGGAGGGACGCACCGGATATCCGGTGATCGACGCCGCGATGCGGCAGCTGCGGCACGAGGGCTGGATGCACAACCGGGGGCGGCTGCTCACCGCGAGTTTCCTCGCCAAGACGCTGTACGTGGACTGGCGGGTCGGTGCGCGGTACTTCCTGGAGCTGCTGGTGGACGGCGATGTCGCGAACAACCAGCTCAACTGGCAGTGGGTGGCGGGCACCGGCACGGACAGCAGGCCGAACAGGGTGTTCAACCCGGTGACCCAGGGCAGGCGGTACGACCCGCAGGGGGATTACGTCCGCCGCTGGGTGCCCGAGCTGGCCGGTCTGGTGGGGGCGGCCGCGCACGAGCCGTGGAAGCTCCGGGGGCCGGAGCGCGCCGCGTACGACTATCCCGGGCCCCTGCTCGAACTCTCCGACGGCCTGGCCCGCTTCAAGCAGGCACGCGGCCGGGCCTGATCGCGGGGGCGCGAGGCCTGCCGGTCAGCGCACCCGTCCGGGGTCAGACCCCGTCGGGGTCCGCGCGGTCCAGCGCCGGGCGCGGTCCGGGTCCGGTCTCCGTCAGCAGGAAGTCGGCGGCCGCCGTGTCGGTGACCAGGCTGGTGACGAGGCCCGACTTCAGGACGGCCCCGATCGCCGCCGCCTTGCGCTGGCCGCCCGCGATGGCCACGACCTCGGGGATCCGGCGCAGCCGGTCGGCCTCGACGGTGATGCACCGCTCGCCCAGGTCGCGGCCGACCCGCCGCCCCTCGGCGTCGAAGAGGTGCGCGGACATCTCGGCGGCGACCCCGAGCGAGGCGTAGTGCGCCCGCTCCGCGTCGCTGAGCATGTCGTGGACCGTCGAGATGCCCGGCTCCCAGGAGCCGATGGACACCGCGGCGACGGTCACCTTGTCGAAGTACTCGAAGGCGCGCGCGATACCGGTCTGGTTGCGGAGCGCGGCGGCGGTGGCCGGGTCCGGCAGCAGCATCGGGGCGTAGATGGGGTGCGCCTCGCCCCCGGAGACCTGGGCGGCACGCCGTACCGCCTCGACGGAGCCGCGCTCGGCGGTCCCCGCGTCGTACACACCGGTCAGCTGGACCACCGTGCACGGCGGGAGAACATTGAGCGCCGCCGCCATGTGGATGGTGGAGCGACCCCAGGCGAGGCCCAGCACATCGCCCTCGGTGACCAGCTCGCCCAGCAGATCGGCGGCGACCTCACCCAGGTTCTCCGGATCGGGGGCGTCGTCCGCCGCGTCCGCCGGGGACTCGACGACGACCGCGTGGCGCAGCCCGTAACGGGCCCGCAGCGCGTCGGAGCGCTCCGCGTCCAGCTCGGCGGGGACCCGGATCTCGATCCGTACGAGATCGCGCTCCAGCGCCGTCTCCAGGACCCGGGCGACCTTGAACCGGCTGACGCCGAACTCCTCGGCGATCTGGATCTTGGACTTTCCCTCCAGGTAGAAGCGACGGGCCATGGCCGCCGCCTGCACCAGCTCCGCGGGTCCCATCCGCAGGGCTGATCTGCCCGCCGACATTGCAGACACCGCGATCTCCTCACTACTGCTGTTCACTCCCGGACCCGCCATCCTGTCAGACCCGGCATCACTTGATCAGCCCCGAAAGGCCGCGTTCATCTCCTGGCCGCTCAGTGGCCGCAGGCCCAGCCCGCCGTCGCCGTCGTCTCCTGCGCCTGGTGGCGGAGCATCCGGACCGCCGCGGCCGGGTCGTCGGCGCCGTACACCGCGGAGCCCGCGACGAAGACGTCCGCGCCGGCCTCCGCGCACCGCTCGATCGTCGACGCGGAGACCCCGCCGTCGACCTGGAGCCAGAGTTCGAGTCCGTGCTTGGAGATCAGCTCACGGGTGCGGCGGATCTTCGGCAGCATGATGTCCAGGAAGGACTGGCCGCCGAAGCCGGGCTCCACCGTCATGATCAGCAGCATGTCGAGCTCCGGGAGCAGGTCCTCGTAGGGCTCGATGGGCGTCGCGGGCTTCAGCGCCATGGAGGCGCGTGCGCCCTTGGCCCTGATCTCGCGCGCGAGCCGTACGGGGGCGGCGGCGGCCTCCACGTGGAAGGTGACGGAGCCCGCGCCCGCCTCGACGTACTGCGGCGCCCAGCGGTCCGCGTCCTCAATCATGAGGTGGCAGTCCAGCGGCGTGTCCGAGGCCCGGCTGAGCGCTTCCACCACAGGGACCCCGAGGGTCAGATTGGGGACGAAGTGGTTGTCCATCACATCGACGTGGAGCCAGTCGGCACCTTCGACGGCCTTCGCCTCCTCCGCGAGTCGGGAGAAGTCGGCGGACAGGATGCTGGGGTTGATCTGCACGGCCATGCCCCAAGCCTGCCATGCCCCGGCGCAGTTGCCCGCCACGGCAGGGACCGCGGTGGACCGGGGATCCGCACACACCGCGCAAACCTCGCATACACCGGCGCCGGGAGGTGCAGGTTCCCGCTTCTCCCTACCACAGCCGATGGCCTGGCCCGGAAGTCCTCAGGTGTCTCATCCGTGGTCGACCCGGTTTGGTCTCACGATCCTGGCCATCGAGTGCACCAGAGGTGACAGGGGCTGCGGAGTCCAGCGTTTGGTGGAAGCGACAACTACCGGGGTACGGCTTTGACGCGCACGACGAGGACCGCTTCGACGATGCCCCATACGTTATGTCGATCAGGTGCCCAACCGCCCATATCTGACGTGACCCAGCTACTTCTTCAGGGTCTAAGGGCTCCTATAGGGGCAGATGCCCGGCTCGGATCGACTAGCGGAGACCAGTATGACTGAACTGACCCCAACCGATATCGCGCCATCGGCGCCGGGGACGGGGAAACGTGCGATCGGCGTGCTGCCACTGGTCGGCATCTTCTTCTTCACGGTTTCCGGAGGTCCCTTCGGGCTGGAAGCTTCTATTTCCAGCGCCGGGCCGGGCATGACCTTGATGATGATTATCCTGGTGCCAATTATTTTCGGTGTCCCGAACGCATTGGTGGCAGCGGAACTCAGCGCCGCGATACCGGTCAACGGCGGCTACTATTACTGGACAAAACTCGCGCTCGGAAATTTTCCGGCATTTGTGTTCGGTATCTGGAATACGGTCGGCTCAGTGTTGAATCTCACCCTGTATCCGATCCTGCTCGTCGACTACCTGGCGACCTGGGTACCCGCCATCACGCGCGGGAAGGGACTGGTAATTCTGTCCCTGTTCCATGGTGGCTTCGTGGTGGACCTGCACTGGATCGTCACCGTCGCCCTCATTATCCCGATGGCCTACCTCAACTATCGCGGCTCCAAGGCCGTGAGCGAATATTCAGTCGGGATGATGGTGCTGATTCTCGCACCGTTCGCCGTGTTGGCAGTTATCGGTGTCTATCAAGCGATCAACAACGGAACCGATGTTTTTTCACCCTTCATGATTCCAGGTCAAAGCGCGCGCTCGTCGGTGGCCGGCGCGCTCAGCGTGATCGTGTGGCTATACCTTGGCTTCGACGGTCCGAGTACCGTGCTGGGTGAGGTTGCCGACGCGCACCGAACCTACACGCGCGCCCTGATCATTTCGGTTCCGCTGATCATCGCTGCCTACCTCTTGCCCACGATCGCCGCCATCAGCAGTGGCCTTCATCGGGGTTCGCCCGCCGCCTGGGCTCAAGGCGATTTCATCACGGTCGGCGATATCTTGGGCGGAAGCTGGCTCAAGGTGCTGATCTCCCTGGGCTCGGCGCTTTCCCTGGCCGGCTTGTTCATGGCGATCCTCCTGACGAGCACACGAATTCCGCGCGCGCTTGCAGCAGATGCTTATCTGCCTCGTTGGATGGCACGAGACAGTAGACGATTCGACACGCCGGTAGGTGCTCTTCTGGCGAGCAGCATTGTCGTGATTGTCCTCGCTGCTGTCGATTTCAGTTCGATTTTGCGGGCCACGGTGCTCCTCACCCTGTCGTCCATCCTGCTTGAATTCGTCGCCTTCCTGGTCCTTCGCTGGCGGTATCCGCAGATGCGCCGACCGGTTCGTGTTCCCGGCGGCTGGCCCGGCGCTGTCCTGGTGGTCGCGCTCCCTACCGGAATGATCGTGTATCTGGCGTGGATTTCAGCAGTCGATGAGACCGCTACGTTCCTCACGAGTCTCGCGGTGGCACTCCTGGGCGTGGCGCTGTACCCGCTGTGTCGCCGATTCGTCAAGGGCCACCGACCGGACGCGGAAATGGATTACTCGAACGTCGAGCTCGGGCCTGACAGGTACACAGGATCCGGTTCACAGAAGGCGGGAATTTGATGAACATGCGACCCATGATCTCCCAGCTGACAAAGCAGCTGCGCACATCGTGGCCGGTGCCCGGGCTCGCCATCAGCATTGTCACCGCAACCGGCGAATCCATGCTCATCACAGAGGGATTCGCTGACACGGAATCCGGTGCTCCAGTTTCTGATCACACGCGGTTCGAGATCGGTTCGGTCAGCAAGACCTTCACCGCGTTCCTGCTCGGGCAATTGGCAGATGAGGGGAAGGTGAATTTCGAGGCGCAGGTTGCTGACTATCTGCCGTGGTTCACCCCGAACGGCGGGTCGCGAAAAATCACAGTCCGCCACCTTATGCAGCACACTTCGGGTCTGGTGGCCGGGGCTGATGCGCTTCCCGATGCCGCCGCTCGCGGTTACGCATTGCGTGATGCGACGACGTGTGTCGAACCGGGGCAGATGTTCCACTACTCCAACGAAGGCTATAACCTGCTGGGGCTGATCATCGAGCATGTCACAGGGAAATCGCTCGCGGACGCCATGCCCGAGCGGCTGCTGCACCCGCTGGGAATGCGTGAATCGACAGCGCACATCATTCACGAAGACATAGCCCACCTCGCCACCGGATACCGGTTCCGGCACGACGCCGCACCGCCACTGCCGTCGGCCCCGCTCACGCCTGCCACCTTTCTCGATTATTCGGCGGCCGATGCGAATGTGACTGCAACCGCATCCGACTTGGGCGTGTTCGCTCGAATGCTCCTGGGGCGCGGCACCGTGGCCGGCACCAGGATCCTCAGCCCGGAGCGGTTCGAGCAGATCATCACAGACCGTGTCGACGCAGGCGGTTCGGCGGAACATCGGAGTGGTTATGGACTTGGCGTGGACGTGGAAATCATCGACGGCCATACCTGGCTGATGCACGCCGGCGGAATGGTCGGATACCGCTCGTTTCTCGCCGCCGATATCGACGGTGGATACGGCGTCGCAGTGCTGACCAATGCGCCCGGCGACTGCCAGATAATCGACCGTTTCGGCCGGCATGTGCTTTCCGTCGTACAAGGCGCCTCGCCGGAACCGGCGCTGTTCGACCGGGAGATAATCGCAGACGCTCATCGCTACACAGGAAGCTACGGAGCGGGATCGCGCCGGATCCGGGTCGACGCCACTGCGGACCATGGCCTCTCTCTCACCTCGAACGGGACAACAGGCAAGCTGTACGACGCAGGGGACGGGCGGCTGGCATGTGATCACCCGGACTGGTCCGACTACCACCATTCGCTGAGCACCGTCGCCGGGAAGCCGCAGTGGCTCTGCGGACCCGACTCGCTCGGTCCCGACCCCACGCTCGGTCCTGACCCCACGCCGGCCACAACCCCGCATCCGCTCGCCGGTCACTACCGGAGCTACACGCCCTGGTATCCCAGCTTCAGGATCGTGCAACGGGCGGGGCGACTGCACATGATCGCTGCGACCGGCGTCGAAGCGCCGTGCGATGAACCGGAACTCATCGCACTCGATGACGGAACGTTCCGCGTCGGAGCCGATCCGCGATTGCCGGAGCGGTTGACAGCCGGCCCCGCCCTCAACGGCTCAGTGCTGTGGGTCGACCTGGATGGATGCCGCTACACGCGCTCATTCCGTCCATAGCGTGAGCAATCAGGCAATCCTCATCCGCAGCTCGCGCACCCGAAGCTGGAGGTGCGCGAGCAGCACGGCGTCGGCATCAGTGAAATCCAGCCCGGAGACCTCGCGGATCCGGCGCAGCCGGTAGCGCATCGTGTTGGGGTGGATGTGCAGCTTGGCCGCCGCGATGTCCGTGGCCCCCGCGGCGGCGAGATAGGCGGCCAGGGTCACCGTCAGCAGACCGTCCTGGCCATCCTCCTGACACAGCCGGTGCAGAGCTCCGCTGGTATCCGGGAGGCCGAGCGACTCAGTAACGTCGGCGAGATGGAGCAACAACACCGGCAGCGCCATGTCCTCCACGGTGCGCACAGCCGGCCCCTGGAAGGTCGGGTGCCGTAGCGCCCGCAGTGCGGCGTCTGTCTGCGCCCGCACGGCGGCGATCCGGCCCAGCGAGTCGGCCGGGCCGCCGATGGCGACCACATAGTCACTGGCCAGCGGTGTCCGCCCGAGGAAATCACGTGCCAGGTTGATGGTCGACTCAAGTGCCGCGGTGTGTTCCGGAGGCCAGGCAACGAGTACGTACACCGCGCCTGTGCCCACCACCGAGGCAGACCGGGAGTGCACGGCCGCCAGAAAGTACTCCAACGTGTCAGCGAACCGGCGTAGCTCGTCAGCGGTCGCCGCGTCGGCGTCCGTGGTCCCGATCAACCTGGGGGCCGCAGCCAGTACACAGACCGGTCCAGAGCCCAATTGCAGCCGGCTCGCCTCCACTCGATCGGCCGACCCTCCGAGTACCGCGGCAGCCAGCTCGCCGCGCTGCTGACGGGCATAGCTGGTCTCGGTTCGCAAGCCGACCATCTGCAACGCGACCATCGACGCGAATTCGCGCAGCCGAGCGGTGCCCGCCTCGTCGAGCGGCCCGGCAACCGCGGCCCAGATGTAGCCGAGGACATCCGAGCCGGCCCGGACAACGATGGCTACCCTCGGCAGCTGGTCCGGTTCGGTCGCTTCCATGTACACCGGCTCGCTGCTGGCATGGAGGCGCTCGAATTCATGGCGCTCGCGTTGTTCGGCGAGCGTCCTCGGCTGCACCGCCCGCCCCAGAATGGTCTCGATCCGCTCGGCATCGGTCTTGTCCTGGCCCTCCGACCAGGCGACCAGCGCGGAAAAGCGGTCTTCGATGGTGACCGGGGCGCCGAGAGCCTCGTAGATCGCGTTCGCCAGGGAAAACAGCTCCGAGCCGCTGCTGACGGAGCGCACGCGCATCCTCGCGTATTCGAGCAACTGCTCACGAACGGTCGTCGCGACGTGCATCCAGGACGCGTTCTGGTTGACCTCGATGATCGTCAGCTCTTCGTCCGCCGACGGTGGCACCGGGGCCTTCACCGCCACCACTCGCGCGGCGCCACGTTCCATCGCCGCGGTCAGTTCGCGCAGCTCGGCTTCAGTGGTCACGCCGACGCCCAGCACCACACACCCCGGCCCAAGCTGCGTCGGTGCACCCGGGGCGTAGATGGCGATCTCGGTCAGCGGCCCGTCGCAGCCGGTCCCCTCCTGGATCAAGCGCAGCAGCGCCGGGCCGATGTTGTCCACCAGTTGGCGGGCGGGCAGGTGCCGCCGCGCGCCAGACTCCTGCATGTGCGTCTCCGGCTCAGCGATTGTTGCAGACACCAAGTCTGAGCGCCCCATATTGATGATGTCAACGATGCTTCGACCCAACGAAAGCCCAAATATAAGGGGAGTCACTTCGGAGAGCGGGACCAACCAATGTCACGAGGAGCGCGGATGGCGGCGACGCAGGCAGGCCGGGAGCTGGTGGGGCTGTTCCCCCCGGGGACGACCCAGGACGGGACTGGCGCGCTGGTACTCGGCGGTGTCCCGGTGGCAGAACTCGCCGAGATCTACGGCACCCCCGCGCTGATCGTCGACGAGGCCGCAATCCGCGCCCGTGCCCGCCAGTATGCCGAGGGTCTGGCCGCCCGCTGGCCGAACTCCCGGGCCACTTTCGCCTCGAAGGCCTTCCCCTGCACGGCCGTCTACCGGCTGCTCACCGAGGAGGGCCTCGGCATCGACGTCGTCGGCGGCGGCGAGCTGACCCTCGCCCTCGCCGCGGGCGCCGACCCGACCGGTCTGGTCGTGCACGGCAACGCCAAGACCGAGGAGGAGTTGCGCCTCGCCGTCGAGGCGGGCGCTGGAGAGATCGTCATCGACAACTTCGACGACATCGACAAGCTGGAGAAGATCCTCTCCGACACCGGCGGCGAGCAGGGCGTGCTGGTCCGGGTCACTCCCGACATCCACCCCGACACGCATGAGGCCATCTCCACCGGCCAGAACGGCTCCAAGTTCGGCCTGCTCCTCCCGCAGGCCCGGGAGGCGATCGCGCGGCTGCGCGCCGGCGACCGGTTGCGGCTGGACGGCGTCCACGTCCACATCGGCTCCCAGATCCTGGACCTCGAACCCTTCGCGCAGGCCGTCGAGGCAGTCGCCGAACTTGGCGAGTTCGCCGTCTACGACCTGGGCGGCGGCCTTGGTTCCCGGTACACCTACACCGACCGGCCACCCACGGTGGAGGCGTACCTCGACGCCATGACCGACGTCGCGAAGCGGCTGCTGCCGGCCGACGCCCGCCTCCTGATCGAGCCGGGCCGTTCGCTGGTGTCCGAGTCCGGCGTCTCGCTCTACCGCGTCGTCTCCGTCAAGCGCGGCGCCGGCCACACCTTCGTCGCCGTCGATGGCGGTATGGGCGACAACCTTGAGGTATCCCTCTACCAGCAGCGTTTCGAGGCCGCCGTCGCCACCCGCCCGACCGGCGCGGGCGAGATGTGCCGACTGGTGGGTCGCCACTGTGAGTCGGGCGACACCCTCAGCGCCGGCGTCCCGCTCGACGACCCGAGCGTCGGCGACCTGATCGCCGTACCGGTCACCGGCGCCTACACCTACGCGCTGAGCAACAACTACAACGGCGCGC
This genomic interval carries:
- a CDS encoding GuaB1 family IMP dehydrogenase-related protein, whose amino-acid sequence is MRFLNDLKPPYDLTYDDVFMVPSHSAVGSRQGVDLSAPDGTGTTIPLVVANMTAIAGRRMAETVARRGGLVVIPQDIPIEVVTEVISWVKTRHLVLDTPIVLAPTQTVADALSLLPKRAHNAGVVVDEDRRPVGVVTDEDLAGVDRFTQLSEVMSSKDLVLLDADIDPREAFNRLDGANRRYAPAVDTDGRLAGILTRTGALRATLYTPAVDAQGRLRIAAAVGINGDVAGKAKQLLDAGADTIVVDTAHGHQESMIAAVRAVRALDPQVPIVAGNIVAAEGVRDLIEAGADIIKVGVGPGAMCTTRMMTGVGRPQFSAVLECATEARKFGKHVWADGGVRHPRDVAMALAAGASNVMIGSWFAGTYESPGDLQQAADGRWYKESFGMASARAVRNRTSEESAYDRARKGLFEEGISTSRMFLDPARPGVEDLIDSIIAGVRSSCTYAGANTLEEFAEKAIVGVQSAAGYAEGKPLHASWG
- a CDS encoding NAD(P)/FAD-dependent oxidoreductase, with product MTDHRGRRCDVIVIGAGLAGLACAADLCREGLSVSLLEASDTPGGRMRTDRHEGFLLDRGFQVFNTSYPQVKQRMWLRGLRLRPFTPGALVYTPSGRLRFSDPTRRPGVAVDLLSLRPVAGRRDLLALGLLSARDLFGPAGAVKRAADRTTRTALADAGISEKLIDTFFRPFLSGVFLEDSLETSSRFFHLVWRSMLRGTQCLPAAGIGAVPAQLAGALPPGVLSPGTPVRAITDAGVELPDGTELHAPCVVVATGPAAAARLLPGLVVPDTRTVTTYYHAAPQPPLHEPTLLVDSARRFLNTCVLSEVAPTYAPADRSLISTSVLGPGGPGEEERLRGVLAEVYGTDTSSWELLAPYTVEGALPAMTAPWPLSRTTRVAAGRHVCGDHRATGSVQGALASGARAAREVLADRSGQHGEHEEHGQHGQYGQHGQYGPV
- a CDS encoding SDR family oxidoreductase, whose product is MSDGEAAPAPGSPALHCLVTGATGYIGGRLVPELLDAGHRVRCLSRSPDRLRDHPWAGRAEAVRGDVTDAASVAASMRGIDVAYYLVHALNTGSGFEETDRRAARIFGEQARATGVRRIVYLGGLTPDGVPEQELSPHLRSRAEVGRILLASGVPTTVLRAAVIIGSGSASFEMLRYLTERLPVMVTPSWVSTRIQPIAVRDVLRYLVGSALMPADVHRAFDIGGPDIMTYRDMMRRFASVAGLPHRLILPVPMLSPRLSSHWIGLVTPVPRSLARPLAESLRYEVVCREHDIARYVPDGPGVPFSFARALQLALQRVQDAQVTTRWSSASLPGAPSDPLPTDPGWAGGSLYTDRRQLTMDAAPEALWRIVEGVGGDNGWYSFPLAWAVRGWLDRLAGGVGLRRGRRDAQRLRVGDSLDFWRVEAIEPGRLLRLRAEMRLPGLAWLEMSVDRDSRGRTRYRQRALFHPRGLLGHAYWWSVAPFHAVVFGGMARNIAGAADRASQGRQEPAPGAR
- a CDS encoding cryptochrome/photolyase family protein, producing MSVSVALFTSDLRLHDNPPLRAALASADEVVPLFVRDRAIESAGFAAPNRQAFLADCLAGLDAGLRERGGRLVLRSGAVTDEVCRVAAETGAADVHMAAGVSAYAQHREERLRAALEADGRRLCVHDAVITAVPPGAVTPASSDHFAVFTPYFRRWSEERLRTVQGAPRTVRVPGAARSERLPSRTDVSGVSEGLAAGGEREGRARWSAWQRNGLAGYEDHHDDLPGDLTSRLSPHLHFGTLSPVELVHGASRRGGAGADAFVRQLCWRDFHHQVLAARPAAASADYRSQHDRWRSERSAAREITAWKEGRTGYPVIDAAMRQLRHEGWMHNRGRLLTASFLAKTLYVDWRVGARYFLELLVDGDVANNQLNWQWVAGTGTDSRPNRVFNPVTQGRRYDPQGDYVRRWVPELAGLVGAAAHEPWKLRGPERAAYDYPGPLLELSDGLARFKQARGRA